In the Candidatus Saccharimonas aalborgensis genome, one interval contains:
- a CDS encoding DNA recombination protein RmuC, producing MEHIVIILLIVVIVLMAGGLLLLFQRVNDLKQGSAVELVKADMTELTRTIAGLQQTMGDKIERGSTAMQQSVQKQLSESAKIVADVTQRLAKLDETNRRVVDVADELKTLQNVLQNPKQRGVFGEFYLSSVLENVLAPGQYQTQYKFLNGDAVDAVIYLDKGKLLPIDSKFSLENYNRMIEASGKEREDLLTKVKGDLKLRIDETSKYIRPSEKTMEFAFMFIPSESLYYDLLINNVGSGGSSRDLIEYAFRDKHVIITSPTSFMAYLQTVLQGLRSLQIEEQAKDIQLRVGKLGQHIAKFDEYMHKLGGALGTTVNHFNAAHKELSKVDRDVVKIAETTPAVEPLLLDKPNSGE from the coding sequence ATGGAACATATCGTTATCATACTTCTTATTGTCGTAATCGTTCTCATGGCGGGTGGACTACTGTTGCTCTTTCAGCGTGTCAATGACCTAAAGCAGGGAAGTGCTGTTGAGCTGGTAAAAGCAGATATGACGGAGCTGACTCGTACTATCGCAGGGTTGCAGCAGACGATGGGCGACAAAATTGAGCGCGGGAGCACTGCTATGCAACAATCCGTACAAAAACAACTCAGTGAAAGCGCAAAAATTGTTGCCGATGTCACGCAACGTCTGGCAAAACTCGATGAGACAAATCGCCGCGTCGTTGATGTAGCGGACGAACTAAAAACGCTGCAAAATGTTTTGCAAAATCCAAAACAACGCGGTGTATTTGGTGAGTTTTATCTGAGCAGTGTCCTCGAAAACGTACTGGCTCCGGGACAGTATCAAACCCAATATAAGTTTTTAAACGGTGATGCCGTCGATGCGGTGATTTATCTTGATAAGGGGAAATTATTACCGATTGATAGTAAGTTTAGTCTCGAAAATTACAATCGAATGATCGAAGCGAGTGGCAAGGAAAGGGAAGACCTACTCACAAAAGTAAAGGGCGATCTAAAACTAAGAATTGATGAAACCTCAAAGTATATCAGGCCGAGTGAAAAAACAATGGAGTTCGCTTTTATGTTTATCCCGAGCGAATCACTCTACTATGATCTGCTTATCAATAACGTTGGCAGTGGAGGAAGTTCGCGTGACCTCATTGAGTACGCCTTTCGGGACAAGCACGTTATCATCACTAGCCCGACAAGTTTCATGGCCTATTTGCAAACGGTGTTACAGGGTTTGCGTAGTTTACAAATCGAAGAACAAGCAAAGGACATCCAATTGCGCGTCGGTAAACTTGGCCAACATATCGCAAAGTTTGATGAATACATGCACAAGCTTGGCGGTGCACTCGGTACTACTGTCAATCACTTCAACGCCGCCCACAAAGAACTCTCTAAAGTTGACAGAGACGTCGTAAAAATTGCCGAAACCACTCCTGCTGTCGAGCCACTTCTGCTCGATAAACCAAACTCGGGGGAATAA
- a CDS encoding DNA methyltransferase yields the protein MTNLTNILAKLTALIEKNKAYIIDGSLNRNLLAADARKYDPELLNLLQKDAELKEHFFAATDGGLVFKKDVFLQFIMNKEFLPDSYTKYKIKIGLGADDGSLLSESGDVVLNWPYKDAILEGGQDKEDQKRSEVFFNEVLAPDQITRLFDDKVFTNWKRYDKDGERDLDELKDDDNLIIKGNNLVVLHSLKKRYAGRVKMIYIDPPYNTGNDSFGYNDRFNHASWLTFMRNRLNAAKMLLANDSVLAIQIDDDEHAYLKVLADEILGRDNFVKSIALKMSTASGVKTAHRDRTILKEKEHILIYKRGTLRVTPEYIKADEWDSEFQFVLEGKESGKYKVIKLSEYLKQNNIDANANSDEFKEFVIKNADIIWRRAFIRGSWKEKSLANPSEVIVNKGENGIAYYYGGRQMYFYKEKFHEFYDENTKKFGPSSLLGDLWADINTGRIFNEGGVELRNGKKAEQILARLLRMFTKPGDLVMDYHLGSGTTSAVAHKMGRQYIGIEQLYYGDNDPMNRLQNVINGDQSGISKGVNWQGGGSFVYANIMNNSNKFRKRVEAAMNDSDYLALLKEATSSSFLSYRVDPKKLNEEEFRKLSSAEKRRLLLELIDNNTLYVNYEDINDPLFKVSEKDKEFNKKLYEKN from the coding sequence ATGACTAATCTGACAAACATCCTCGCAAAATTGACTGCACTCATCGAAAAAAACAAAGCATACATCATAGACGGATCCTTAAATCGAAACCTACTTGCAGCTGATGCTCGTAAGTATGACCCTGAACTACTAAACCTTCTGCAGAAGGATGCTGAACTCAAAGAACACTTCTTCGCTGCTACTGATGGTGGGCTTGTATTCAAGAAAGATGTTTTCTTGCAGTTCATCATGAACAAAGAGTTTTTGCCGGATAGCTACACAAAGTACAAGATCAAGATCGGGCTTGGAGCTGACGACGGATCACTTTTATCGGAGAGTGGAGATGTCGTTCTAAATTGGCCATATAAAGATGCGATCCTTGAAGGCGGACAGGACAAAGAAGATCAAAAACGAAGCGAAGTCTTTTTCAATGAGGTACTAGCCCCAGATCAAATTACACGCCTGTTCGATGATAAAGTTTTCACTAATTGGAAACGATACGATAAAGACGGCGAACGCGATCTCGATGAACTTAAAGACGATGACAATTTAATCATCAAAGGCAACAACCTTGTCGTGCTTCATAGTCTCAAAAAGCGATATGCCGGTAGGGTGAAAATGATCTACATAGATCCGCCTTACAATACCGGAAATGATAGTTTCGGGTATAACGACCGCTTTAATCATGCGTCTTGGCTAACATTTATGCGGAATAGGCTCAATGCAGCAAAAATGCTTCTCGCTAATGATAGTGTGCTAGCTATTCAGATCGACGATGATGAGCATGCGTACCTCAAGGTTTTAGCAGACGAAATCCTTGGAAGAGATAACTTTGTAAAATCGATTGCACTCAAGATGTCTACAGCCTCGGGTGTTAAAACTGCTCACCGTGACCGCACTATTTTGAAAGAGAAAGAACATATTCTCATATACAAGAGAGGTACTTTAAGGGTTACACCAGAATACATTAAGGCTGATGAGTGGGATAGTGAATTTCAATTCGTACTCGAAGGAAAAGAATCTGGTAAGTATAAAGTTATAAAACTTAGTGAATACTTAAAGCAGAATAATATCGATGCAAATGCCAACAGTGACGAATTCAAAGAGTTCGTGATAAAAAATGCCGATATCATCTGGAGACGAGCATTCATCAGGGGTTCATGGAAGGAAAAATCACTTGCGAATCCTAGTGAAGTGATAGTCAATAAGGGAGAAAACGGGATCGCATACTACTATGGTGGTCGGCAAATGTACTTCTATAAAGAGAAATTTCATGAATTTTATGATGAGAATACAAAAAAGTTTGGCCCGAGCAGTTTACTTGGAGATCTGTGGGCGGATATTAATACTGGGCGTATTTTTAATGAAGGCGGAGTAGAACTAAGAAACGGTAAAAAAGCAGAACAGATTCTAGCAAGGCTATTGCGAATGTTTACAAAGCCTGGCGATCTGGTGATGGATTATCATTTAGGCTCAGGAACTACCTCAGCCGTTGCTCATAAGATGGGTCGGCAATACATTGGCATTGAACAGCTCTACTATGGCGATAACGATCCTATGAATCGATTACAGAATGTCATTAACGGTGATCAGTCAGGCATTAGCAAAGGTGTAAACTGGCAAGGAGGGGGCAGCTTTGTTTATGCGAACATTATGAACAATTCGAACAAGTTCCGAAAGCGAGTTGAGGCTGCTATGAATGATTCAGATTATTTAGCTCTGTTAAAGGAAGCGACTTCGTCTTCATTCCTGAGTTACCGTGTTGATCCTAAGAAACTCAACGAAGAAGAATTCCGGAAACTAAGTTCCGCTGAAAAACGACGGCTCCTACTTGAACTTATCGATAATAATACTCTCTACGTAAATTATGAAGACATCAATGATCCTCTATTCAAGGTGAGTGAAAAAGATAAAGAGTTTAACAAGAAGCTTTACGAAAAGAATTAA
- a CDS encoding DUF6709 family protein, with protein sequence MNSLIAYDPVIQGGSNSTVDGLNEDREQYYQQQANQSNKQEELKLEQQKLQLQQQQQDTNQQLVIGGLVLGGVLVISIAIYLLAKTFKKKK encoded by the coding sequence ATGAATTCGTTAATCGCATACGATCCAGTAATACAAGGTGGAAGCAATTCAACTGTAGACGGTTTAAATGAAGACCGTGAACAGTACTATCAGCAACAAGCAAATCAGAGCAACAAGCAAGAAGAGCTCAAACTTGAACAGCAAAAGCTACAGCTACAACAGCAACAGCAGGACACGAACCAACAACTCGTTATTGGTGGTTTAGTCTTAGGCGGTGTCTTAGTCATTAGTATCGCAATATACCTATTAGCAAAGACATTCAAGAAGAAAAAGTAA
- a CDS encoding M20 family metallopeptidase, protein MNDVVSLAEKLVSIASYVADGCDETAVVAWLEQWFVTNLPDMKLTRQPLPDGRANLYVGAPTPIVLFVGHIDTVPISNGWQTPPLTLTRESGRLYGLGVADMKGSIASLMVALTRMSKSARSTVGMLIYVDEEYRFAGMKQVIADKLFVDQPPELVISLDGNLQPLMGCRGLIKMDIEVIGKSGHASNPANGVNAITQLMESLASLEQQLTQYTSSELGQTTMNIAYLRGGATTDVDNPEILQRSGNVIPNYAEGIIELRVADTKLTAQLVETLLRQLLQERGLEVKSIRVGADLGVWNQTRDTVSEQFLKTCYTQAGILWQPDDPRYRGYIDVQLLAEVIDSPIYVIGAGGDNRHGANESAAISDLQVAANLYQLIVEQWNKENSDEKS, encoded by the coding sequence ATGAACGATGTCGTATCATTGGCCGAGAAATTAGTATCGATCGCAAGCTATGTCGCTGATGGGTGTGATGAAACTGCTGTCGTCGCGTGGCTCGAACAATGGTTTGTGACGAATCTACCAGATATGAAGCTGACACGGCAACCACTCCCCGACGGTAGAGCAAACCTTTACGTCGGCGCCCCGACACCTATAGTCTTATTTGTGGGGCATATCGACACAGTACCCATATCAAACGGCTGGCAAACACCGCCGCTCACACTAACTCGTGAGAGCGGCAGACTCTATGGTTTGGGCGTAGCGGACATGAAGGGGTCAATTGCCTCACTCATGGTGGCGTTGACACGAATGAGCAAAAGTGCACGATCGACCGTAGGTATGCTCATCTATGTCGACGAAGAGTATCGATTTGCCGGTATGAAACAGGTGATCGCCGATAAGCTTTTTGTTGATCAGCCGCCAGAGCTTGTTATATCACTTGATGGAAATTTGCAACCGTTGATGGGGTGTAGAGGCCTCATCAAAATGGATATTGAAGTTATCGGCAAATCCGGTCACGCATCAAATCCCGCCAATGGTGTCAACGCTATCACGCAGCTTATGGAGAGCCTGGCATCACTTGAGCAGCAGCTGACTCAGTATACCTCGTCGGAACTGGGACAAACGACGATGAATATTGCTTACCTTAGGGGCGGCGCGACAACGGATGTTGATAATCCTGAGATACTTCAGCGCAGCGGAAATGTCATTCCAAATTATGCTGAGGGTATCATAGAGCTCCGCGTTGCCGATACGAAACTGACGGCTCAACTGGTCGAGACTCTCCTCAGACAGCTACTTCAAGAGCGTGGTCTCGAGGTAAAAAGTATTCGAGTGGGGGCTGATCTCGGTGTCTGGAATCAAACAAGAGATACGGTATCAGAACAATTTCTGAAGACGTGCTATACACAGGCTGGTATTTTGTGGCAGCCGGACGACCCTCGCTACAGGGGCTATATCGACGTTCAGTTACTCGCTGAAGTAATCGACAGTCCAATATATGTGATTGGCGCAGGCGGGGACAATCGCCATGGAGCGAATGAGTCGGCAGCAATTAGTGATCTTCAAGTTGCGGCAAACCTCTATCAATTAATAGTAGAACAATGGAATAAGGAGAATAGTGATGAAAAATCCTGA
- a CDS encoding recombinase family protein, with protein sequence MPKGTTNRKKRDIQLANEADLIALQKLQDLTSSYRETAITSSERSINDLAEYFKAATSNAKQLLPTAKRRYAIYLRKSTDSEDKQVRSIDDQRKECLVLASNTVKTVIRDEDIFEEHASAKKSGNRPIFNEMLQGFRTGKYHGLISWSPDRLSRNMKEAGEVIEMVDEETIQDLHFRTYAFENNPNGKMMLGILFATSKQYSDKLSVDVKRGNTGNISEGKYNGSLKKGYYVDEATGNFMPDDYNWKLLRKAVDMRLYEGKNNPEIAQFLLDHKFTERKFENDSPRLVKFTKKMVGDFFADPFYLGLYKYGNLLTVLTDQYNFRPLISPDEFIALNADISKDFGKTSTIKSSKPQKLDYGLLRNKVICDYCSVPMQFQHQPITKGTKKGRYVISYYCRNRVCLRHNPQEQKNRGIKLSKSIRAKYVLAGIEWHLRHLTKQSTEAYRMYINGLEQRIASDKAVIKNKLSEATQQLKENERQYAKYQTFQVDDPEEYKKHHNGKLEHHKQLIEYYEEAVADNKAELAKLNVTLPTEKEFYELTKFKVLEFLQSTDITVLDTICNEFVSNLRAGHDSTPVIELKKPYDSMVDLGKIPLGWG encoded by the coding sequence ATGCCAAAGGGTACTACTAACCGGAAAAAACGAGATATACAGTTAGCAAATGAGGCTGATCTAATAGCCCTGCAAAAACTGCAAGACCTTACTTCTTCATATCGAGAAACTGCCATTACTAGTAGCGAGAGAAGCATCAATGATCTTGCTGAATACTTTAAAGCAGCGACCAGCAATGCCAAGCAGTTACTTCCAACGGCAAAACGTAGGTATGCAATCTATTTGCGTAAGTCTACTGATAGTGAAGACAAGCAAGTGCGTTCGATAGATGATCAACGTAAGGAATGTTTAGTACTTGCTAGCAATACAGTTAAGACAGTGATTCGAGATGAAGACATATTCGAAGAACATGCATCAGCTAAAAAGTCCGGTAATCGACCGATATTCAATGAAATGCTGCAAGGCTTTAGAACTGGAAAATATCACGGGCTTATCTCTTGGTCTCCTGATCGTTTGTCTCGCAACATGAAAGAAGCTGGTGAAGTGATTGAGATGGTTGACGAAGAGACTATACAGGATCTCCACTTCCGGACTTATGCCTTTGAGAATAACCCGAACGGCAAGATGATGCTGGGAATACTCTTCGCAACTTCAAAGCAGTACTCTGACAAATTATCAGTTGATGTGAAGCGTGGTAATACCGGGAATATCTCCGAAGGTAAATACAATGGTTCACTCAAGAAAGGCTACTACGTTGATGAAGCAACTGGGAACTTTATGCCGGATGATTATAACTGGAAATTACTTCGCAAGGCTGTTGATATGCGATTATACGAGGGTAAGAATAATCCAGAGATCGCCCAGTTCCTGCTAGATCATAAATTTACAGAACGAAAGTTTGAGAATGATAGTCCAAGATTGGTTAAATTTACGAAGAAAATGGTTGGTGATTTCTTTGCAGATCCATTCTACTTAGGACTGTACAAGTACGGCAATTTACTGACTGTACTAACGGATCAGTACAACTTTAGGCCGCTTATTTCTCCTGATGAATTCATTGCCCTGAATGCTGATATATCTAAGGACTTCGGTAAAACTAGTACGATCAAGTCTAGTAAGCCTCAGAAGCTAGACTACGGTCTGCTTCGTAACAAAGTGATCTGCGATTACTGTAGTGTTCCGATGCAATTCCAGCACCAGCCGATAACTAAGGGAACGAAAAAAGGCAGGTATGTGATTAGTTACTACTGCCGGAACAGGGTTTGTTTACGACATAACCCACAAGAACAAAAGAACCGTGGGATCAAACTCTCGAAAAGTATCCGTGCCAAATATGTACTAGCAGGTATTGAGTGGCATTTACGACATCTCACGAAACAGAGTACAGAAGCATACCGCATGTATATCAACGGCCTTGAACAGCGTATTGCATCAGATAAAGCGGTAATAAAGAACAAACTATCTGAAGCTACACAACAACTAAAAGAGAACGAACGACAGTATGCCAAGTATCAGACGTTCCAGGTTGATGATCCGGAAGAGTATAAGAAACACCACAATGGCAAACTTGAACATCACAAGCAACTAATCGAATACTACGAAGAAGCTGTTGCAGATAACAAGGCGGAACTGGCTAAATTGAACGTTACTTTGCCCACTGAGAAAGAATTTTACGAACTCACTAAATTCAAGGTGTTAGAGTTCCTTCAATCCACTGACATCACGGTACTTGATACGATATGTAATGAGTTTGTGTCGAACCTACGAGCAGGACACGACTCTACCCCTGTTATAGAACTAAAAAAACCATACGATAGCATGGTTGATTTAGGTAAGATTCCTCTTGGCTGGGGATGA
- a CDS encoding helix-turn-helix transcriptional regulator translates to MNNDLPEYLTLPEVVNILKVHPNTLRNWDKDGTLKAIRIGKRNIRRWKKADVLQFIQDNQ, encoded by the coding sequence ATGAATAATGATTTACCTGAATATCTAACTCTGCCGGAAGTCGTGAACATCCTGAAGGTACATCCGAATACACTCCGGAACTGGGATAAAGACGGAACACTTAAGGCTATAAGGATCGGCAAGCGTAATATCAGACGCTGGAAGAAAGCTGATGTGCTGCAATTCATACAAGACAATCAATAA
- a CDS encoding phosphatase PAP2 family protein, with protein sequence MQFVIKLLADGLMLPIVLLAGYALLIRVPKKGRYDRYTRILMAGMTSYLLAKYLGAVWQPEALRPFELSGQIAGAAYLNNPGFPSDHTLFASFLTLAVWYGTRLKWLTILLGVLTVTVAIGRVLALVHTPIDVIGGMIVGVLGAVWYIAYGKIFSQKLVKNTNR encoded by the coding sequence ATGCAGTTTGTGATTAAACTCCTGGCCGATGGGCTAATGCTCCCGATAGTATTGCTTGCTGGGTACGCACTTTTGATACGAGTTCCTAAAAAAGGTCGGTACGATCGGTATACTCGTATACTGATGGCCGGTATGACGTCTTATCTCCTCGCTAAATACCTTGGAGCTGTTTGGCAGCCAGAAGCTCTTCGACCGTTCGAGCTAAGTGGTCAAATTGCCGGTGCCGCCTATCTCAACAACCCGGGCTTCCCGTCTGACCATACACTTTTTGCTAGTTTCTTGACGCTTGCAGTGTGGTATGGAACACGCCTGAAGTGGTTGACAATACTGCTCGGTGTTTTGACGGTGACGGTGGCCATCGGAAGAGTATTAGCTCTTGTCCATACACCAATCGATGTTATCGGCGGCATGATAGTAGGTGTGCTGGGAGCCGTCTGGTATATTGCTTATGGAAAAATATTTTCACAAAAACTAGTAAAAAACACAAATAGGTAG
- a CDS encoding aquaporin — protein sequence MATKKAASTKKATVKKPAVAAKTTKTKVTVKPLAKEVTHPAKSVAHPTVRVKRERTNLALPGNVVNIVFAELIGTFVLTLVALLAAQTVDVLYVGLTLVVLVLAIGAISGAHVNPAVTFAQWTMRRLKGVLVPFYWGAQFLGSMLAVIVMNLVAGGTLKLDFSHMGWNVFDWSVFGIELTATAIFVFGLSAVLSRRDLANTSRALGVGLSLMVGLVVGGGLVSTLQTNVQKSLANSSITSPDQIPHALRVTNATLNPAVALAVTERPDSAFSRAGDTKNDKQYSRLSIEVITATLVGAALGGNLYLLLAGRRNTVL from the coding sequence ATGGCTACCAAGAAAGCCGCTTCTACCAAAAAAGCGACCGTCAAAAAGCCGGCCGTCGCAGCCAAAACTACAAAAACAAAAGTAACTGTCAAACCATTGGCAAAAGAAGTTACGCACCCAGCAAAATCAGTTGCGCACCCTACGGTTCGCGTCAAACGTGAAAGGACGAACCTTGCGCTTCCTGGCAACGTTGTCAACATCGTTTTTGCTGAGCTGATCGGTACGTTTGTACTGACATTGGTTGCGCTGCTTGCGGCACAAACTGTCGATGTGCTCTATGTCGGCCTCACGTTAGTGGTACTGGTTCTGGCCATTGGCGCAATTTCAGGTGCACATGTCAATCCAGCCGTTACCTTTGCACAGTGGACAATGCGCCGCCTCAAGGGTGTACTCGTGCCATTTTACTGGGGAGCTCAATTCCTCGGGAGCATGCTGGCCGTTATTGTGATGAACCTCGTTGCAGGCGGCACACTCAAGCTCGATTTCAGTCATATGGGCTGGAATGTGTTTGATTGGTCAGTCTTCGGTATTGAACTCACTGCAACTGCTATCTTTGTCTTCGGACTGAGCGCAGTATTGAGTCGCCGAGATCTTGCAAATACCAGCCGCGCACTCGGCGTAGGACTCTCGCTTATGGTTGGTCTTGTCGTTGGCGGTGGTCTTGTCAGTACCCTGCAAACCAACGTGCAAAAATCACTTGCTAATTCGAGCATTACGTCTCCAGACCAGATACCGCACGCCTTGCGTGTAACAAATGCCACACTCAACCCGGCGGTAGCACTTGCGGTAACTGAGCGCCCAGATAGCGCCTTCAGCCGTGCCGGTGATACCAAGAATGACAAACAATACTCTCGACTAAGTATTGAGGTTATCACTGCAACGCTCGTAGGAGCTGCCTTAGGAGGCAACCTCTACTTGCTTCTCGCTGGACGCCGCAACACCGTCCTATAA
- a CDS encoding YerC/YecD family TrpR-related protein, whose protein sequence is MNTSTVWKSPEAKRFSQVLAGIDDIALMQAFLRDVMTEKEIREVSTRLKAAALLRAGYTYDQIVKETRLSTRTVARIRDWMDNGTGGYQAILSGDHAHTPPVDVG, encoded by the coding sequence ATGAATACCTCCACCGTATGGAAATCACCAGAAGCGAAGCGATTTTCGCAGGTGCTTGCTGGCATTGATGACATAGCGCTCATGCAAGCATTTTTGCGTGACGTGATGACAGAAAAAGAAATACGTGAAGTTAGCACCCGTCTAAAAGCAGCAGCGCTCCTACGAGCTGGATACACATACGACCAGATCGTCAAAGAAACGCGTTTGTCGACACGTACCGTTGCGCGTATTCGTGACTGGATGGACAATGGCACCGGAGGCTACCAAGCAATTCTCTCTGGTGATCATGCCCATACACCGCCAGTTGATGTCGGCTAA